The Denticeps clupeoides chromosome 5, fDenClu1.1, whole genome shotgun sequence genome includes a region encoding these proteins:
- the adcy3a gene encoding adenylate cyclase type 3 isoform X3, whose amino-acid sequence MPRNRAFSEPEYSAEYSADCSVTLPSDPGQAVGRTHEVTVRSSGCCLCLPRFMRLTFAPESLENLYQTYFRRQRNETLLVLVVFAALFDCYVIVMCAVVYTSDKMASVVVASVGLAADVLLYLFCRFGLLPDRISRRVVPYALWVLIAAQIFCYLGLNFARYHQASDTVGWQAFFSFSNFLTLPMRLSPIVLITAVSCGVHTLVLGVTIAQQQQEDIQGAALGRQLLANVVIYLCAITVGVMSYYMADRKHRKAFLEARQSLEVKLNLEEQSQQQERLLLSILPKHIADEMLQDMKKEASQKEMQQFNTMYMYRHENVSILFADIVGFTQLSSSCSAQELVKLLNELFARFDKLAAKYHQLRIKILGDCYYCICGLPDYRDDHAACSIMMGLAMVEAISYVREKTQTDVDMRVGVHSGTVLGGVLGQKRWQYDVWSTDVTVANKMEAGGIPGRVHISQSTMECLHGEFDVEPGNGGDRCEYLKERGIETYLVVVSKGPVGKNGINGVVVNPSFPNPRRRLRLRDLAERVIDAQENEQELNKLLNEALLERETVQALKGKHTNRLSLRFVDPELETRFSVEKEKQSGAAFSCSCVVLLFTAVMEALIDPLLIVNYVTLAVGEVLLLVLTVCSLAAIFPRVFPKRLVSFSTWIDHTRWARNTWAMAAIIILTMADIVDMLSCVPLSLNGTSASSQAALGDGGCLENPKYYSFIAVLALIATTMLVQVSHMVKLTLMLLIGVATGIVNTYSWSEIFDKYDETHFQEYRSELVPSKYMMTLMIFIMMISFYYFARHVEKLARTLFLWKIEVHEQKEKVYEMRRWNEALVTNMLPEHVARHFLGSKKRDEELYSQSYDEIGVMFASIPNFSDFYTEESINNGGIECLRFLNEIISDFDSLLDEAQFRCITKIKTIGSTYMAASGVTPDISTNGYACMKKEELSDRERWQHLADLADFALAMKVTLMNINYQSFNNFMLRIGLNKGGVLAGVIGARKPHFDIWGNTVNVASRMESTGVMGNIQVVEDCYLILKEYGFRFVRRGPIFVKGKGELLTYFLKGREKQGSFINSSSVTLPHQVVESS is encoded by the exons ATGCCCCGGAACCGGGCCTTCTCGGAGCCGGAGTACTCGGCGGAGTACTCCGCCGACTGCTCGGTGACCCTCCCGTCGGACCCGGGCCAGGCGGTGGGGCGCACGCACGAGGTGACGGTGCGCAGCTCGGGCTGCTGCCTGTGCCTGCCGCGCTTCATGCGCCTCACCTTTGCGCCCGAGTCGCTGGAGAACCTCTACCAGACCTACTTCAGGCGGCAGCGGAACGAGAccctgctggtgctggtggtgttcGCGGCGCTGTTTGACTGCTACGTCATCGTCATGTGCGCGGTGGTCTACACGAGTGACAAAATGGCCTCCGTGGTGGTGGCGTCGGTGGGACTGGCGGCCGACGTCCTGCTCTACCTGTTCTGCCGCTTCGGCCTGCTGCCCGACCGCATCTCCCGGAGGGTGGTGCCCTACGCCCTGTGGGTGCTCATCGCCGCCCAGATCTTCTGCTACCTTGGCCTGAACTTTGCCCGGTACCACCAGGCCAGCGACACCGTGGGCTGGcaggccttcttcagcttctccaACTTCCTCACCCTGCCCATGCGCCTCTCGCCCATCGTGCTCATCACCGCCGTGTCCTGCGGGGTGCACACCCTGGTGCTGGGGGTCACCAtcgcccagcagcagcaggaggacaTCCAGGGGGCCGCCCTGGGGAGACAG CTCCTGGCCAACGTTGTGATATACCTGTGTGCCATCACGGTGGGTGTCATGTCGTATTACATGGCTGACCGCAAACACCGCAAGGCCTTCCTGGAGGCTCGGCAGTCCCTGGAGGTCAAGCTGAACCTGGAGGAGCAGAGTCAGCAGCAG GAGAGACTGCTGCTGTCCATTCTCCCCAAACACATTGCAGACGAAATGCTGCAGGACATGAAGAAGGAAGCCAGCCAGAAAGAAATGCAGCAGTTCAACACCATGTACATGTATCGCCATGAAAATGTCAG TATTCTGTTTGCAGACATTGTGGGCTTCACACAGCTCTCATCATCCTGCAGTGCACAAGAGCTGGTCAAACTTCTTAATGAGCTGTTTGCCCGCTTCGACAAGTTGGCTGCT AAATACCATCAGCTGAGGATCAAGATTCTTGGCGACTGTTATTACTGTATCTGTGGGCTCCCAGATTACCGTGACGACCATGCTGCTTGCTCCATAATGATGGGCCTGGCCATGGTGGAGGCCATCTC GTATGTGCGAGAGAAGACGCAGACGGATGTAGACATGCGCGTTGGGGTGCATTCAGGCACTGTGTTGGGTGGCGTGCTGGGACAGAAGCGTTGGCAGTATGACGTTTGGTCTACAGATGTAACAGTGGCCAACAAGATGGAGGCAGGGGGAATTCCAGG gCGTGTGCATATCTCCCAGAGTACCATGGAGTGCCTGCATGGAGAATTTGACGTGGAGCCGGGTAATGGGGGAGATCGCTGTGAATACCTGAAGGAGAGGGGCATTGAGACATACCTGGTGGTGGTCTCTAAAGGACCTGTGGGGAAAAATGGCATCAATGGTGTG GTAGTAAACCCCTCCTTCCCAAACCCACGGCGTCGGCTACGGCTGCGCGACCTGGCGGAGAGAGTGATAGATGCTCAGGAGAATGAGCAGGAACTGAATAAGCTTCTCAACGAGGCTCTGCTGGAGCGAGAGACCGTTCAAGC GCTGAAAGGGAAGCACACTAATCGACTGTCCCTGCGCTTTGTGGACCCTGAGCTGGAGACCCGGTTCTcggtggagaaggagaagcagAGTGGGGCTGCCTTCAGCTGCTCATGTGTGGTCCTGCTGTTCACTGCTGTCATGGAGGCCCTCATCGATCCTCT ATTGATAGTGAACTATGTGACACTGGCAGTAGGCGAGGTTCTGCTGCTCGTTCTCACCGTCTGTTCGCTGGCAGCCATTTTCCCACGG GTATTTCCCAAAAGGCTGGTGTCTTTCTCTACGTGGATCGATCACACACGCTGGGCCCGAAATACATGGGCAATGGCAGCCATCATTATTCTAACAATGGCAGACATTGTTGACATG CTGAGTTGTGTGCCATTGTCCCTCAATGGCACTTCAGCCAGCTCCCAAGCGGCTCTTGGTGATGGGGGTTGTTTGGAGAACCCTAAATACTACAGCTTCATCGCTGTGTTGGCCCTCATAGCAACGACCATGCTGGTGCAGGTCAGCCACATGGTCAAGCTGACGCTCATGCTCCTCATCGGCGTGGCAACGGGTATTGTCAATACCTACAGTTGGAGTGAGATCTTCGACAAGTACGATGAGACACACTTTCAGGAGTACAG GTCTGAGTTGGTGCCATCCAAATACATGATGACTTTGATGATCTTCATCATGATGATTAGCTTTTATTACTTCGCTCGACAC GTGGAAAAGCTGGCCCGCACACTGTTCCTGTGGAAGATTGAGGTTCACGAGCAGAAGGAGAAGGTGTATGAGATGAGGCGCTGGAATGAAGCCCTCGTCACGAACATGCTGCCAGAACATGTGGCTCGCCACTTCTTGGGCTCCAAGAAAAGGGATGAG GAGCTGTACAGTCAGTCATATGATGAAATTGGCGTCATGTTTGCATCCATCCCCAACTTTTCGGACTTTTACACAGAAGAAAGCATTAATAATGGGGGTATTGAGTGCCTGAGGTTCCTCAACGAAATAATCTCAGACTTTGACAGT CTTCTAGATGAGGCCCAGTTCCGCTGCATTACCAAGATTAAAACGATAGGCAGCACCTACATGGCCGCATCAGGGGTCACGCCAGACATCAGTACAAATGGATATGCCTGCATGAAG AAGGAGGAGCTTTCAGACAGAGAGCGCTGGCAGCATTTGGCGGACCTGGCTGACTTTGCCTTGGCCATGAAAGTGACACTCATGAACATCAACTACCAGTCCTTCAACAACTTCATGCTCCGAATTG GTCTGAATAAGGGGGGTGTGCTGGCCGGAGTAATTGGGGCCAGGAAGCCTCACTTTGATATTTGGGGAAACACTGTGAATGTCGCCAGTCGCATGGAGTCTACAGGCGTCATGGGCAACATCCAG GTGGTGGAAGATTGCTACTTGATCCTGAAGGAGTACGGCTTCCGCTTCGTAAGAAGGGGCCCCATCTTCGTGAAGGGGAAAGGAGAACTTCTCACTTATTTCCTTAAAGGACGAGAAAAGCAAGGTTCTTTCATCAACAGTTCCTCTGTCACTCTGCCCCATCAAGTAGTGGAGAGCTCCTGA
- the adcy3a gene encoding adenylate cyclase type 3 isoform X2, whose translation MPRNRAFSEPEYSAEYSADCSVTLPSDPGQAVGRTHEVTVRSSGCCLCLPRFMRLTFAPESLENLYQTYFRRQRNETLLVLVVFAALFDCYVIVMCAVVYTSDKMASVVVASVGLAADVLLYLFCRFGLLPDRISRRVVPYALWVLIAAQIFCYLGLNFARYHQASDTVGWQAFFSFSNFLTLPMRLSPIVLITAVSCGVHTLVLGVTIAQQQQEDIQGAALGRQLLANVVIYLCAITVGVMSYYMADRKHRKAFLEARQSLEVKLNLEEQSQQQERLLLSILPKHIADEMLQDMKKEASQKEMQQFNTMYMYRHENVSILFADIVGFTQLSSSCSAQELVKLLNELFARFDKLAAKYHQLRIKILGDCYYCICGLPDYRDDHAACSIMMGLAMVEAISYVREKTQTDVDMRVGVHSGTVLGGVLGQKRWQYDVWSTDVTVANKMEAGGIPGRVHISQSTMECLHGEFDVEPGNGGDRCEYLKERGIETYLVVVSKGPVGKNGINGVLSVTSSNGNSPLLINTTECNGSVHTACTTPEEPEDLDMRVVNPSFPNPRRRLRLRDLAERVIDAQENEQELNKLLNEALLERETVQALKGKHTNRLSLRFVDPELETRFSVEKEKQSGAAFSCSCVVLLFTAVMEALIDPLLIVNYVTLAVGEVLLLVLTVCSLAAIFPRVFPKRLVSFSTWIDHTRWARNTWAMAAIIILTMADIVDMLSCVPLSLNGTSASSQAALGDGGCLENPKYYSFIAVLALIATTMLVQVSHMVKLTLMLLIGVATGIVNTYSWSEIFDKYDETHFQEYRSELVPSKYMMTLMIFIMMISFYYFARHVEKLARTLFLWKIEVHEQKEKVYEMRRWNEALVTNMLPEHVARHFLGSKKRDEELYSQSYDEIGVMFASIPNFSDFYTEESINNGGIECLRFLNEIISDFDSLLDEAQFRCITKIKTIGSTYMAASGVTPDISTNGYACMKKEELSDRERWQHLADLADFALAMKVTLMNINYQSFNNFMLRIGLNKGGVLAGVIGARKPHFDIWGNTVNVASRMESTGVMGNIQVVEDCYLILKEYGFRFVRRGPIFVKGKGELLTYFLKGREKQGSFINSSSVTLPHQVVESS comes from the exons ATGCCCCGGAACCGGGCCTTCTCGGAGCCGGAGTACTCGGCGGAGTACTCCGCCGACTGCTCGGTGACCCTCCCGTCGGACCCGGGCCAGGCGGTGGGGCGCACGCACGAGGTGACGGTGCGCAGCTCGGGCTGCTGCCTGTGCCTGCCGCGCTTCATGCGCCTCACCTTTGCGCCCGAGTCGCTGGAGAACCTCTACCAGACCTACTTCAGGCGGCAGCGGAACGAGAccctgctggtgctggtggtgttcGCGGCGCTGTTTGACTGCTACGTCATCGTCATGTGCGCGGTGGTCTACACGAGTGACAAAATGGCCTCCGTGGTGGTGGCGTCGGTGGGACTGGCGGCCGACGTCCTGCTCTACCTGTTCTGCCGCTTCGGCCTGCTGCCCGACCGCATCTCCCGGAGGGTGGTGCCCTACGCCCTGTGGGTGCTCATCGCCGCCCAGATCTTCTGCTACCTTGGCCTGAACTTTGCCCGGTACCACCAGGCCAGCGACACCGTGGGCTGGcaggccttcttcagcttctccaACTTCCTCACCCTGCCCATGCGCCTCTCGCCCATCGTGCTCATCACCGCCGTGTCCTGCGGGGTGCACACCCTGGTGCTGGGGGTCACCAtcgcccagcagcagcaggaggacaTCCAGGGGGCCGCCCTGGGGAGACAG CTCCTGGCCAACGTTGTGATATACCTGTGTGCCATCACGGTGGGTGTCATGTCGTATTACATGGCTGACCGCAAACACCGCAAGGCCTTCCTGGAGGCTCGGCAGTCCCTGGAGGTCAAGCTGAACCTGGAGGAGCAGAGTCAGCAGCAG GAGAGACTGCTGCTGTCCATTCTCCCCAAACACATTGCAGACGAAATGCTGCAGGACATGAAGAAGGAAGCCAGCCAGAAAGAAATGCAGCAGTTCAACACCATGTACATGTATCGCCATGAAAATGTCAG TATTCTGTTTGCAGACATTGTGGGCTTCACACAGCTCTCATCATCCTGCAGTGCACAAGAGCTGGTCAAACTTCTTAATGAGCTGTTTGCCCGCTTCGACAAGTTGGCTGCT AAATACCATCAGCTGAGGATCAAGATTCTTGGCGACTGTTATTACTGTATCTGTGGGCTCCCAGATTACCGTGACGACCATGCTGCTTGCTCCATAATGATGGGCCTGGCCATGGTGGAGGCCATCTC GTATGTGCGAGAGAAGACGCAGACGGATGTAGACATGCGCGTTGGGGTGCATTCAGGCACTGTGTTGGGTGGCGTGCTGGGACAGAAGCGTTGGCAGTATGACGTTTGGTCTACAGATGTAACAGTGGCCAACAAGATGGAGGCAGGGGGAATTCCAGG gCGTGTGCATATCTCCCAGAGTACCATGGAGTGCCTGCATGGAGAATTTGACGTGGAGCCGGGTAATGGGGGAGATCGCTGTGAATACCTGAAGGAGAGGGGCATTGAGACATACCTGGTGGTGGTCTCTAAAGGACCTGTGGGGAAAAATGGCATCAATGGTGTG CTGTCAGTCACATCCTCCAATGGGAACTCTCCACTGCTGATTAACACCACTGAATGCAATGGGAGTGTTCACACGGCCTGCACTACGCCTGAGGAACCGGAGGACCTGGACATGCGG GTAGTAAACCCCTCCTTCCCAAACCCACGGCGTCGGCTACGGCTGCGCGACCTGGCGGAGAGAGTGATAGATGCTCAGGAGAATGAGCAGGAACTGAATAAGCTTCTCAACGAGGCTCTGCTGGAGCGAGAGACCGTTCAAGC GCTGAAAGGGAAGCACACTAATCGACTGTCCCTGCGCTTTGTGGACCCTGAGCTGGAGACCCGGTTCTcggtggagaaggagaagcagAGTGGGGCTGCCTTCAGCTGCTCATGTGTGGTCCTGCTGTTCACTGCTGTCATGGAGGCCCTCATCGATCCTCT ATTGATAGTGAACTATGTGACACTGGCAGTAGGCGAGGTTCTGCTGCTCGTTCTCACCGTCTGTTCGCTGGCAGCCATTTTCCCACGG GTATTTCCCAAAAGGCTGGTGTCTTTCTCTACGTGGATCGATCACACACGCTGGGCCCGAAATACATGGGCAATGGCAGCCATCATTATTCTAACAATGGCAGACATTGTTGACATG CTGAGTTGTGTGCCATTGTCCCTCAATGGCACTTCAGCCAGCTCCCAAGCGGCTCTTGGTGATGGGGGTTGTTTGGAGAACCCTAAATACTACAGCTTCATCGCTGTGTTGGCCCTCATAGCAACGACCATGCTGGTGCAGGTCAGCCACATGGTCAAGCTGACGCTCATGCTCCTCATCGGCGTGGCAACGGGTATTGTCAATACCTACAGTTGGAGTGAGATCTTCGACAAGTACGATGAGACACACTTTCAGGAGTACAG GTCTGAGTTGGTGCCATCCAAATACATGATGACTTTGATGATCTTCATCATGATGATTAGCTTTTATTACTTCGCTCGACAC GTGGAAAAGCTGGCCCGCACACTGTTCCTGTGGAAGATTGAGGTTCACGAGCAGAAGGAGAAGGTGTATGAGATGAGGCGCTGGAATGAAGCCCTCGTCACGAACATGCTGCCAGAACATGTGGCTCGCCACTTCTTGGGCTCCAAGAAAAGGGATGAG GAGCTGTACAGTCAGTCATATGATGAAATTGGCGTCATGTTTGCATCCATCCCCAACTTTTCGGACTTTTACACAGAAGAAAGCATTAATAATGGGGGTATTGAGTGCCTGAGGTTCCTCAACGAAATAATCTCAGACTTTGACAGT CTTCTAGATGAGGCCCAGTTCCGCTGCATTACCAAGATTAAAACGATAGGCAGCACCTACATGGCCGCATCAGGGGTCACGCCAGACATCAGTACAAATGGATATGCCTGCATGAAG AAGGAGGAGCTTTCAGACAGAGAGCGCTGGCAGCATTTGGCGGACCTGGCTGACTTTGCCTTGGCCATGAAAGTGACACTCATGAACATCAACTACCAGTCCTTCAACAACTTCATGCTCCGAATTG GTCTGAATAAGGGGGGTGTGCTGGCCGGAGTAATTGGGGCCAGGAAGCCTCACTTTGATATTTGGGGAAACACTGTGAATGTCGCCAGTCGCATGGAGTCTACAGGCGTCATGGGCAACATCCAG GTGGTGGAAGATTGCTACTTGATCCTGAAGGAGTACGGCTTCCGCTTCGTAAGAAGGGGCCCCATCTTCGTGAAGGGGAAAGGAGAACTTCTCACTTATTTCCTTAAAGGACGAGAAAAGCAAGGTTCTTTCATCAACAGTTCCTCTGTCACTCTGCCCCATCAAGTAGTGGAGAGCTCCTGA
- the adcy3a gene encoding adenylate cyclase type 3 isoform X1 — protein MPRNRAFSEPEYSAEYSADCSVTLPSDPGQAVGRTHEVTVRSSGCCLCLPRFMRLTFAPESLENLYQTYFRRQRNETLLVLVVFAALFDCYVIVMCAVVYTSDKMASVVVASVGLAADVLLYLFCRFGLLPDRISRRVVPYALWVLIAAQIFCYLGLNFARYHQASDTVGWQAFFSFSNFLTLPMRLSPIVLITAVSCGVHTLVLGVTIAQQQQEDIQGAALGRQLLANVVIYLCAITVGVMSYYMADRKHRKAFLEARQSLEVKLNLEEQSQQQERLLLSILPKHIADEMLQDMKKEASQKEMQQFNTMYMYRHENVSILFADIVGFTQLSSSCSAQELVKLLNELFARFDKLAAKYHQLRIKILGDCYYCICGLPDYRDDHAACSIMMGLAMVEAISYVREKTQTDVDMRVGVHSGTVLGGVLGQKRWQYDVWSTDVTVANKMEAGGIPGRVHISQSTMECLHGEFDVEPGNGGDRCEYLKERGIETYLVVVSKGPVGKNGINGVKLSVTSSNGNSPLLINTTECNGSVHTACTTPEEPEDLDMRVVNPSFPNPRRRLRLRDLAERVIDAQENEQELNKLLNEALLERETVQALKGKHTNRLSLRFVDPELETRFSVEKEKQSGAAFSCSCVVLLFTAVMEALIDPLLIVNYVTLAVGEVLLLVLTVCSLAAIFPRVFPKRLVSFSTWIDHTRWARNTWAMAAIIILTMADIVDMLSCVPLSLNGTSASSQAALGDGGCLENPKYYSFIAVLALIATTMLVQVSHMVKLTLMLLIGVATGIVNTYSWSEIFDKYDETHFQEYRSELVPSKYMMTLMIFIMMISFYYFARHVEKLARTLFLWKIEVHEQKEKVYEMRRWNEALVTNMLPEHVARHFLGSKKRDEELYSQSYDEIGVMFASIPNFSDFYTEESINNGGIECLRFLNEIISDFDSLLDEAQFRCITKIKTIGSTYMAASGVTPDISTNGYACMKKEELSDRERWQHLADLADFALAMKVTLMNINYQSFNNFMLRIGLNKGGVLAGVIGARKPHFDIWGNTVNVASRMESTGVMGNIQVVEDCYLILKEYGFRFVRRGPIFVKGKGELLTYFLKGREKQGSFINSSSVTLPHQVVESS, from the exons ATGCCCCGGAACCGGGCCTTCTCGGAGCCGGAGTACTCGGCGGAGTACTCCGCCGACTGCTCGGTGACCCTCCCGTCGGACCCGGGCCAGGCGGTGGGGCGCACGCACGAGGTGACGGTGCGCAGCTCGGGCTGCTGCCTGTGCCTGCCGCGCTTCATGCGCCTCACCTTTGCGCCCGAGTCGCTGGAGAACCTCTACCAGACCTACTTCAGGCGGCAGCGGAACGAGAccctgctggtgctggtggtgttcGCGGCGCTGTTTGACTGCTACGTCATCGTCATGTGCGCGGTGGTCTACACGAGTGACAAAATGGCCTCCGTGGTGGTGGCGTCGGTGGGACTGGCGGCCGACGTCCTGCTCTACCTGTTCTGCCGCTTCGGCCTGCTGCCCGACCGCATCTCCCGGAGGGTGGTGCCCTACGCCCTGTGGGTGCTCATCGCCGCCCAGATCTTCTGCTACCTTGGCCTGAACTTTGCCCGGTACCACCAGGCCAGCGACACCGTGGGCTGGcaggccttcttcagcttctccaACTTCCTCACCCTGCCCATGCGCCTCTCGCCCATCGTGCTCATCACCGCCGTGTCCTGCGGGGTGCACACCCTGGTGCTGGGGGTCACCAtcgcccagcagcagcaggaggacaTCCAGGGGGCCGCCCTGGGGAGACAG CTCCTGGCCAACGTTGTGATATACCTGTGTGCCATCACGGTGGGTGTCATGTCGTATTACATGGCTGACCGCAAACACCGCAAGGCCTTCCTGGAGGCTCGGCAGTCCCTGGAGGTCAAGCTGAACCTGGAGGAGCAGAGTCAGCAGCAG GAGAGACTGCTGCTGTCCATTCTCCCCAAACACATTGCAGACGAAATGCTGCAGGACATGAAGAAGGAAGCCAGCCAGAAAGAAATGCAGCAGTTCAACACCATGTACATGTATCGCCATGAAAATGTCAG TATTCTGTTTGCAGACATTGTGGGCTTCACACAGCTCTCATCATCCTGCAGTGCACAAGAGCTGGTCAAACTTCTTAATGAGCTGTTTGCCCGCTTCGACAAGTTGGCTGCT AAATACCATCAGCTGAGGATCAAGATTCTTGGCGACTGTTATTACTGTATCTGTGGGCTCCCAGATTACCGTGACGACCATGCTGCTTGCTCCATAATGATGGGCCTGGCCATGGTGGAGGCCATCTC GTATGTGCGAGAGAAGACGCAGACGGATGTAGACATGCGCGTTGGGGTGCATTCAGGCACTGTGTTGGGTGGCGTGCTGGGACAGAAGCGTTGGCAGTATGACGTTTGGTCTACAGATGTAACAGTGGCCAACAAGATGGAGGCAGGGGGAATTCCAGG gCGTGTGCATATCTCCCAGAGTACCATGGAGTGCCTGCATGGAGAATTTGACGTGGAGCCGGGTAATGGGGGAGATCGCTGTGAATACCTGAAGGAGAGGGGCATTGAGACATACCTGGTGGTGGTCTCTAAAGGACCTGTGGGGAAAAATGGCATCAATGGTGTG AAGCTGTCAGTCACATCCTCCAATGGGAACTCTCCACTGCTGATTAACACCACTGAATGCAATGGGAGTGTTCACACGGCCTGCACTACGCCTGAGGAACCGGAGGACCTGGACATGCGG GTAGTAAACCCCTCCTTCCCAAACCCACGGCGTCGGCTACGGCTGCGCGACCTGGCGGAGAGAGTGATAGATGCTCAGGAGAATGAGCAGGAACTGAATAAGCTTCTCAACGAGGCTCTGCTGGAGCGAGAGACCGTTCAAGC GCTGAAAGGGAAGCACACTAATCGACTGTCCCTGCGCTTTGTGGACCCTGAGCTGGAGACCCGGTTCTcggtggagaaggagaagcagAGTGGGGCTGCCTTCAGCTGCTCATGTGTGGTCCTGCTGTTCACTGCTGTCATGGAGGCCCTCATCGATCCTCT ATTGATAGTGAACTATGTGACACTGGCAGTAGGCGAGGTTCTGCTGCTCGTTCTCACCGTCTGTTCGCTGGCAGCCATTTTCCCACGG GTATTTCCCAAAAGGCTGGTGTCTTTCTCTACGTGGATCGATCACACACGCTGGGCCCGAAATACATGGGCAATGGCAGCCATCATTATTCTAACAATGGCAGACATTGTTGACATG CTGAGTTGTGTGCCATTGTCCCTCAATGGCACTTCAGCCAGCTCCCAAGCGGCTCTTGGTGATGGGGGTTGTTTGGAGAACCCTAAATACTACAGCTTCATCGCTGTGTTGGCCCTCATAGCAACGACCATGCTGGTGCAGGTCAGCCACATGGTCAAGCTGACGCTCATGCTCCTCATCGGCGTGGCAACGGGTATTGTCAATACCTACAGTTGGAGTGAGATCTTCGACAAGTACGATGAGACACACTTTCAGGAGTACAG GTCTGAGTTGGTGCCATCCAAATACATGATGACTTTGATGATCTTCATCATGATGATTAGCTTTTATTACTTCGCTCGACAC GTGGAAAAGCTGGCCCGCACACTGTTCCTGTGGAAGATTGAGGTTCACGAGCAGAAGGAGAAGGTGTATGAGATGAGGCGCTGGAATGAAGCCCTCGTCACGAACATGCTGCCAGAACATGTGGCTCGCCACTTCTTGGGCTCCAAGAAAAGGGATGAG GAGCTGTACAGTCAGTCATATGATGAAATTGGCGTCATGTTTGCATCCATCCCCAACTTTTCGGACTTTTACACAGAAGAAAGCATTAATAATGGGGGTATTGAGTGCCTGAGGTTCCTCAACGAAATAATCTCAGACTTTGACAGT CTTCTAGATGAGGCCCAGTTCCGCTGCATTACCAAGATTAAAACGATAGGCAGCACCTACATGGCCGCATCAGGGGTCACGCCAGACATCAGTACAAATGGATATGCCTGCATGAAG AAGGAGGAGCTTTCAGACAGAGAGCGCTGGCAGCATTTGGCGGACCTGGCTGACTTTGCCTTGGCCATGAAAGTGACACTCATGAACATCAACTACCAGTCCTTCAACAACTTCATGCTCCGAATTG GTCTGAATAAGGGGGGTGTGCTGGCCGGAGTAATTGGGGCCAGGAAGCCTCACTTTGATATTTGGGGAAACACTGTGAATGTCGCCAGTCGCATGGAGTCTACAGGCGTCATGGGCAACATCCAG GTGGTGGAAGATTGCTACTTGATCCTGAAGGAGTACGGCTTCCGCTTCGTAAGAAGGGGCCCCATCTTCGTGAAGGGGAAAGGAGAACTTCTCACTTATTTCCTTAAAGGACGAGAAAAGCAAGGTTCTTTCATCAACAGTTCCTCTGTCACTCTGCCCCATCAAGTAGTGGAGAGCTCCTGA